GGGAGTCGCCGCCGGAGTGATCACGTGCAGGCTGCCGGCCGCGTCGGGAACGTAGATCTTGCCCAGCGCCGCCACTGGCGAGCGCAGCAGCCCCGCCGTCCCCGTCTGGAAGGAGCCCGAACTCGGCCAGTTGGGGTCGCTGGTCGCCTTCGCGGGTGTGCCCTGGAAGACCCCGGTGATCTTCCACACCTTGCCGCTGTCGTCGCCGACGTAGGCGGTGTCGCTTCCGTAGTCGATGTAGGGTGTGGAGGAGGAGTCCGCCACCGCGCCCAGGGTGACGCTGCGCAGGCAGGAGGTCACACAGGTGACGTCCGGGGTCAAGGGAGCGGTGGCCGTCCCTCCCCCCGTGCCCCAGGTCAGGACATAGAAGGTCGCCACTCCTCCGGGATTGCCCACGAAGGCCAGCTTGTGGCCGTCGGAGGAGAGCGACAGCGATCCCGTCACCGCGGTCGAGCCCGCGTTGAAGGCGAACCGCACCGTGGGCTGGCCGCTGTTGGCGGCGTCGCAGAGCCCGCCCCCGGCGATCACTCCGCTGCTGTAAAGGTTGTTGAAGGCGATGATGTTGGCCTGGGTCGCCGAACCCGCCACGTTCAGCCCGTAGGCCACGTAGTCGTTGGCGCAACTGGGCGCGGCCGAGACATCGAAGGAGAACTTGGCGGCCATGGCGCCCGCCGGCAGCGTGGCCGTCGCCGAGCCCAGCGAGGCGCTCCAGTCCACGTGCATCCGCGTCTTGCCGCGTCCCCAGACGGGAGGGGGAAAGCGCAGGGCCCCGGGCGAGTGCCGGAGCCAGCTCATCCACACCCGCGGATCGCGCACCGCCTTGGCCGCCACGTTGCGCTCCGTCAGGCCGGTGTAGGCCACGTGGTGCGAGCTCCAGTCCAGCAGCAGCCCGGTGTGCCTCGGAGCCGGGCCGGCCGGCGGCGCCGGCTGCTGTCCCCAGGCGGTCGCCGCCAGGAGAAGAACGAGAACGCTGAGTGGCACCGCAACCGCGCGCCTGGGTTCCATGCTCGCTGTCTCCATCTTCCGTCCCGGGTCTACGGGGTGATCGTGAGGCTCACGTCGTCGACGTACATGTAGGTGAGGTCGCCGAAGCCGTCGCCGTGCGCGTTGAAGTAGATGCGGATGGTCTGGCCCTTGTACGGGGTCAGGTCGTAGGTCACCTGCGTCCACGTCTGCGTGTTCTGGCACACCTTCAGGACCTGCGCCAGGGTGTTGCCGGAGGTGTTCTGGATCTGCGCCTCCTGCCAGTCGTAGTTGATGCTGTCCTGGGAGGCGGGCCAGTACCAGAAGGTGAGGGTGGCGCTGGTGAAGGTGCCCGGCAGCGTGATGTCCTGCGAGAGGAAGGAATCGCCGTTGGGCTCCGGGGCCGCGCTCGCCCCCAGCAGCGCGCTGAAGCTGCCGGTGTGTTTCTGCACCGTGCTGGCGGAGGGCGCCAGGGCGCCGCCGGTGGTCCAGCCGGTCAGGTTGCCGGTCTCGAAGCCTCCGTTCACGATGTTGGCGTTGCCCGAGCCCGAGCCGGTGGGCGTCTGGCCCCACTGCGTCACCAGGAAGAAGGCGTCCACCGTGCCCAGGCCGGTGGCCTGGTCATAGGCAGGGCCGGCATTGAAGCCGATGGGCGTGGTCAGCGTGGGCACCTTGTTGCTCAGCGTGGTGACGTCATGGAAGGCGGTCACGCCATGGTTGGCATACTGGCTGTTGGCCATGGCATAGAAGGTGGGATTGGCGTTGCCCTGGCGGCTGCCCGTCTTCTGCACCACCAGCGCCATCAGCCCCGCGAACGACGGCGAAGAGGCGGAGGTGCCACCCACCGCGATCAGGCCACTGGCGCTGGCGTCCGCCTGCTGGACGATGTAGCCGTCATGCCCGGCGGCGCTCAGCGAGACGTCGGGCACGTCCCGCTTGCTGTCCCCGGGCACCCCCGGTCCCGCCTGCCAGACAGGCTTGGCGTACACCGTGCTTGCGCCTCCACCCGTCGCCCACAACTGGGAGCCTCCCGCCACCGCGCCGCTCTCGTTCCACGCCTCCTCCGGAATGTAGGAGAGCGCCGACCCCTGCACGGCATTGTTGGTCGCCGCCCAATACAGGCTGGGGTTGGCGGTGTCCAAGAACTCCGAACCGCCCACCGCCACGTTGGAGGGAGTGGAGGAGAGCCCGCTCACGGCCAGCCCCAGCAAGGCCCTGGTCCGGTTGGGAGGATCGCAGCCGGCCGCGCCGCTGTCGCCCGAGGAGACGAAGGCGGTCTGGCCCTGCGCTGCCGCCTGCGACCAAGTGTTGGCCCAGAAGGTGTTCTCCGCGGCTCCCATCACCGATTCGCACTGCCCGAAGCTGGTGCTGATGACGGGAGCGACGTTGTTGGTCACGATGTACTGCGCCGACAGGTCCACGCCGTCCGTGGCCGTGGACTTGGAGATCACGAATTTGATGGTGGCGTTGCGCGCCACCGCTCCCGACCATTCCACGTCCAGGTCGGCCTCGGTCTCTTCGCCGCTGCTCACGATGCCCGGAGGGGTGCCGTTGTGGATGAAGACGGGATCGTTGGCGGGCAGCCCGAAGAAAGTGCGGAAGGTCTGCACGTCCGACAGGTTGATGTCGGTGCGTCCCACGATGGCGATGCTCTGCCCGGTCCCGTTGATGCCGCGGCCGTACAGCCGCCACACGTCGTAGATGGTTGCGAAGTCCGAGGGCGCCAGAAAGTGGTTGGTGCCCGAGGTGAACTGAGGATCGAAGTAATGGCCCGGCACCGCCACCGTCCCCGTGTGCAGCGGCTGGCTGCGGAAGTCGTGCAGGCTCAGCGGGCCCGCCACGATGCCCGCCAGCGCCCGCGGGATGGAGGGGTCCCGGTC
The window above is part of the Terriglobales bacterium genome. Proteins encoded here:
- a CDS encoding protease pro-enzyme activation domain-containing protein, producing the protein MLRSTACLLLTASLAASAWGQGHRASVRDLPGIAVDDSDRVVLRHNVHPMARPQNDIGPMDVSLPMQRMVLVLTPGPTVERQLQQFLADLQDPASPNYHQWLTPQQFEQQFGVPPDQIAAVVDWLKSYGFTIDEIPAGGRAINFSGTVQQVERAFHVRMRSLRAQGQGHYGNDRDPSIPRALAGIVAGPLSLHDFRSQPLHTGTVAVPGHYFDPQFTSGTNHFLAPSDFATIYDVWRLYGRGINGTGQSIAIVGRTDINLSDVQTFRTFFGLPANDPVFIHNGTPPGIVSSGEETEADLDVEWSGAVARNATIKFVISKSTATDGVDLSAQYIVTNNVAPVISTSFGQCESVMGAAENTFWANTWSQAAAQGQTAFVSSGDSGAAGCDPPNRTRALLGLAVSGLSSTPSNVAVGGSEFLDTANPSLYWAATNNAVQGSALSYIPEEAWNESGAVAGGSQLWATGGGASTVYAKPVWQAGPGVPGDSKRDVPDVSLSAAGHDGYIVQQADASASGLIAVGGTSASSPSFAGLMALVVQKTGSRQGNANPTFYAMANSQYANHGVTAFHDVTTLSNKVPTLTTPIGFNAGPAYDQATGLGTVDAFFLVTQWGQTPTGSGSGNANIVNGGFETGNLTGWTTGGALAPSASTVQKHTGSFSALLGASAAPEPNGDSFLSQDITLPGTFTSATLTFWYWPASQDSINYDWQEAQIQNTSGNTLAQVLKVCQNTQTWTQVTYDLTPYKGQTIRIYFNAHGDGFGDLTYMYVDDVSLTITP